DNA sequence from the Gouania willdenowi chromosome 21, fGouWil2.1, whole genome shotgun sequence genome:
GAAGTAATGTACATGTtacaccaacttgacataattaagttgatagaacttttttttataactttgaataaaaactactttatttaattactttgattGTTCTGGTTTACAGTGATGGACTAAATGCACATGTTTGATTTCAAGCTTTTGTCATAAAGGAAAACATCTTAAACACAAGTTTTCTTATTTCTGGCAACTTCAAGCCATACATGAGAGGATTCAGCAGTGGAGGAATCACCACAAACTCCAGAGACAGAATAATGGCGAGGAAGGGATTGATTTCCCCTAAATTAATTCTGCTCAGAGCAACATCACAGAACACGGTGATGGAATAGTTAACAAAGGTCACGATGTGTGGCAGACATTTCTGGATCACTTTGCTCCTAAACTCTGAGCCTCGTTTCCTGCACACGAGGAAAATTCTCACGTACGTGTACAGAACGAAGGCCAGGGGCAGAAAGACCGTGGTGATGGACACAAACATGCCCACCACGTTATTGAGCCCCGTCGTCACACACGACAGTTTCACTACGTTCCAGTTCGCACAGAAAACCCTTGGTATCCTGTTGTCACACAGAGGGAGCGTGGAGGccagatacacacacacccccaccgAAATAGCCGGATAGACACACGCTAGGAGCACTAGCACCGTGATCATCCTGAACGTTAGCTTGTTGTGGTAATGCAAAGGCTGGATTATGGCCACGTAGCGATCGTACGCCATGATGCCTAGGAGAGTTAACTCGTAGGAGGCGTAGGTGTAGATGACGTAGACCTGAGCCAAACACGCTAGACGAGGGATGAGGTGAGTTTTGGAGAGGAGGTCCTGTAGGAACCTGAGGAAGAAACCAGCAGAACCATACAGAGAGTTGAAAGTCAGACACATGATGAAGATATACATGGGCTCGTGGAGAGTCTTCTCTCGCGCTATCACCACGATAACGACCAAATTAGCGACGATGATGAAAACGTAAAGGAGGAAGCACAGGACGAAGGCCGGGTAGCGGTACGGACCCATGTCCATGAACATAGTCAGGTTGAAGAACAGAGGATTGGTGTGGTTCTCcatctcctcctcttcatcacatcAGAGACATGATAAACATCAGAGATGATGCTTTTTGGTGTTTGGTTCTCACCCTCTGGtgcagtgtgagtgtgtgacacGTGCACACTGCTGTGTATACGCACACGGTCAGCCTCTAAAGCCAATCACGTCTGAGGGGTGTGCACTCCCTCCTCCACTGGGAACGCAAGAGGAACGTTCAGATTTGATATTAACTTTTACAAAAAACTTTCACTTTTGATGAGATAAACACATACTTTAGGCCTTGgatcaaaaactcaaaaatcacatctaaaaaaaaaagatggaaaaggttgaaattgttgcttgTAAGTTTGTTTCTATCTCCACTGCAAACACTAACTAATTAACATTGGAAAAGTTTggtacattgcattgtgggatgtgaagtccagTAGACCAGGAGTTCTTAACCTGGGGTCAGGAGCctatttttgcctattttttaccatttttctgtaactacaccaaactttccatattttaacctattttcatcactttttcctgccatatttttactacattattcccatttctgccacttctccaccaaatttcagttccttttcagcacatttttttcacctttcatgacattttcagcacttataaaccatttttcaccattttccacctaatgtcacatatgttgacccattaatgtcacttttaacctattttcaccatatttcatgcttatttttgccaatttaaccacattcacaatttgccatgctcattatttgtcagtttaaactaatttatttatttatttattcagtttatttccgatatggttacattcactttttttttttttttttttttttttgtacatgccaaaaaaggagacgagagaagcagtttgcttatctgggtcccgtcccctgttttaccattgcaaatttacatgggtttacatgtctctctggtcaaacattcttgagttgttctgaacagtccttttttgtgtattctcatctgtagtcagtgttgtcttgtttttattcctcctcctctctattgttgttcgtgttggccttgttctctgccagacgttgttagcattcctccagttcacgaatagttcctctttcgaaggtgtttggaatttagtaatttcattgtattatatcttagttcataagcaaggtagtaatttcattgtattatatcttagttcataagcaaggtagtaattttattgtacaggaaaacgtgtttctaactgcacatatgacaataaacactttgaatttaaatttaatataatccttaatcaccccaccacctagcaattgaaatgaataaatgacagaccttttttactcttggttttcacatttaattcagtctccgtaaaagaatcacagtctgagttttgttgccagtgtttatatagatctgggttcatatccatgattaccatcagtaatgttgttgtttaggtggatccgtcgtattttcccaagtcttccatcgttttgatgaggattggttttgcgttctcttctcccagtggtgtgatgtaaatcctgcagtttcttgtccacgtcctcacaattcttcctcctttttttatttggcgtgccttccatgcaatgcttgcattttgtttcgtcaggttttcattgatgtacaccttcgttcccttcagtttatttccttgcttcagtagttctcctttgaatttcatattcgtgaaggttatttttacagctctgttatcatttttgtttggcaggagatggcaggagttgatgttgtcagggttcaggacaatgtccttcgactccaggtagtcaatgacctgttgttcaatcgattttgtttcttcgtcactcgcgtaactcctgggttttatctttaggcctgtgatgatgacatctttctctctttccttttgttccagctgttcaaccctggcgttcaacaattttatctcttcagcatttctttcattcttttctttcagtacctttgcttcactttgtaggttttccagtgagttttccagcgtcttttccaacgactttatctcggcagataggtttcgtagaccctcgcgtatcatctccttgacctcctCCAAACCCGAATtaggttctgaagggcctccctgcggttttttcaccattttccttcagtcttgggcccaatttttcaggctgttcagctgtagccagctgtagccaaggtcgtgttatcggagcgaatgaaaacacgtctgctctctccaaagaccagagacaaGTGACAAGTAATTGTTccagtattgacactttgaaccctttttaacaattttttttcttgtttgtttttgtccactctattttgccacttttaaccaatttctgtggtttttcaaatttcattttaccacattttccaccaattttggtcacttttaacccattttatttctggttaaaacaaggatttccacctttaagatgactataataataataaatcctggataacagtggatattattcagatgaataaataaatgtggttatcacagattcatagaacaatggaccatcattttactgactttatggatggacccctaaaatctctcccctttattcccccttatagatggtcctgtctccacatgactgttcttcaatgttcatgtctgtgttcaaccaccttcagctacagtgggggtccccgctctatggagcctttattttgggggtcatgggctgaaaaggttgaaaaccactgcacaGATGCACagaagtaattttacttgtgtcCATACCaacctgtgattggctgatctggtTAGAACTCTGAAGCTAATctggtctgggcctggttagtagatggatggagaccactgagaattccaggggccacagtgggggacaattcgtgtatcattcgttcatttgtttttcattatgtaataaaaacatgaaaaacaaaaaaaaacactcattatttgatatttgtttccaaaaccaaaatgataaaacagaaaacgccttatttttctaattcaagctcttttgcttcggtacagaaaacgaaaagcGGAAAACGAATACCTTTAttaattttctccattaccgatatgtcaatttttttttgccaatatttACTTCTTGCATGttcatgtaatttaattttttctgcaGAAATGAAGgctttgtgattttattctcCAACTACAAGGAAATGTACTGTGAAGTCGCTTTAAACAGGCTTCTTAAATAGAACCAAATACATTagaaaatagttatttttattattcaaagtaCATTACAGATGGTTGCATTGCAGTTTAAAATGTTGTACCTGCATCAGCTCTgctgaaaagaaaaaagcacagATCAGCTAAATGCACATTTGATTTCAAGCTTTTTTCATAAAGGAAAACATCTGAAACACAAGTTTTCTTATTTCTGGCAACTTCAAGCCATAAATGAGAAGATTCAGCAGCGGAGGAATCACCACA
Encoded proteins:
- the LOC114455069 gene encoding olfactory receptor 51I2-like, which codes for MENHTNPLFFNLTMFMDMGPYRYPAFVLCFLLYVFIIVANLVVIVVIAREKTLHEPMYIFIMCLTFNSLYGSAGFFLRFLQDLLSKTHLIPRLACLAQVYVIYTYASYELTLLGIMAYDRYVAIIQPLHYHNKLTFRMITVLVLLACVYPAISVGVCVYLASTLPLCDNRIPRVFCANWNVVKLSCVTTGLNNVVGMFVSITTVFLPLAFVLYTYVRIFLVCRKRGSEFRSKVIQKCLPHIVTFVNYSITVFCDVALSRINLGEINPFLAIILSLEFVVIPPLLNPLMYGLKLPEIRKLVFKMFSFMTKA